A single window of Deinococcota bacterium DNA harbors:
- a CDS encoding sulfurtransferase: MNYANPEVLVSTDWVAEHLSDATIRLIEVDEDVLLYEQGHVPGAVKLDWHTELQRQDVRDFIDEEGFAKLMAEKGISNDTTVVLYGDKSNWWAAYAFWFFKYNGHKDARLMNGGRQKWLDEGRELTTEAPSHPKGGYEVPYRDESIRAYAPDVLQHIIKVQSGKATLVDVRSPAEFSGELLHMPNYPQEGAQRGGHIPGAQNIPWAQAANEDGTFKSAEDLAQLYGNKGVTQDKDVIAYCRIAERSSHSWFVLKYLLGYPKVRNYDGSWTEWGNMVGVPIEKTA; the protein is encoded by the coding sequence ATGAACTATGCCAACCCCGAGGTACTCGTCTCGACGGACTGGGTGGCCGAGCACCTAAGCGACGCCACCATCCGCCTCATCGAGGTGGATGAAGACGTCTTGCTCTACGAGCAGGGTCACGTCCCCGGCGCGGTCAAGCTCGACTGGCACACCGAACTCCAGCGCCAGGACGTGCGCGACTTCATCGACGAAGAGGGCTTCGCCAAGCTGATGGCGGAAAAGGGCATCTCGAACGACACCACCGTGGTTCTCTATGGCGACAAGTCGAACTGGTGGGCCGCCTACGCCTTCTGGTTTTTCAAGTACAACGGCCACAAGGACGCGCGCCTCATGAACGGCGGCCGTCAGAAGTGGCTGGACGAGGGCCGCGAGCTCACCACCGAGGCCCCCTCGCACCCCAAGGGCGGCTACGAGGTACCCTACCGCGACGAGTCGATCCGCGCCTACGCCCCAGACGTCTTGCAGCACATCATCAAGGTGCAGAGCGGCAAGGCGACGCTGGTCGACGTGCGCAGCCCCGCCGAGTTCAGCGGCGAGCTCCTGCACATGCCCAACTACCCCCAAGAGGGCGCCCAGCGCGGCGGCCATATCCCCGGTGCGCAGAACATCCCCTGGGCGCAGGCGGCCAATGAGGACGGCACCTTCAAGAGCGCCGAGGACCTCGCCCAGCTCTACGGGAACAAGGGCGTGACCCAGGACAAGGACGTCATCGCCTACTGCCGCATCGCCGAGCGCAGCTCGCACTCCTGGTTCGTCCTCAAGTACCTCCTGGGTTACCCCAAGGTCCGCAACTACGACGGCTCCTGGACCGAGTGGGGCAACATGGTGGGCGTGCCTATCGAGAAGACGGCTTAA
- a CDS encoding aspartate aminotransferase family protein, producing MSNDSLRQRRAEAVAPAAYSVHPFYPERAEGSYLWDADGKKYLDWSVGIAVMNIGHSHPRVLEAVRQQSERFQHLCFAVGMHESYIALCERLNGLAPGPSPKRTFLVNSGAEAVENAVKIARVATKRQGVVAFTHAFHGRTHMTLSLTGKADPYKEGFAPRAAEIYRAHYPYLYRSPLAGASEAQSTRYYIDLLQDQVKTTIGEGEVAAFLLEPVAGEGGFIPAPESFLRALRAYASEIGALWIDDEIQSGIGRTGAWWAVDHYGLEPDIITSAKALASGFPLSAVIGKAEVMDKVGPGQLGSTFGGNPTACAAALATLDVILEEGLLERARKIGTVLMGRLRDLQLEFAQLGDVRGLGAMIGLEFVTSAEDKTPNKEAVQAIVANARESGLILLPTGTYGNVIRLLPPIRMSDAELEEGMEGLEAAIRRALEPVTATV from the coding sequence GTGAGCAACGACAGTTTACGCCAGCGCCGCGCCGAAGCGGTCGCGCCCGCCGCCTACTCGGTGCATCCCTTTTACCCAGAGCGCGCCGAGGGATCGTACCTCTGGGACGCCGACGGCAAGAAGTATTTGGACTGGAGCGTCGGCATCGCGGTGATGAACATAGGCCACTCGCACCCGCGGGTATTAGAGGCCGTGCGCCAGCAGAGCGAACGCTTTCAGCACCTCTGCTTCGCGGTCGGCATGCACGAGAGCTATATCGCGCTCTGCGAAAGGCTCAACGGCCTCGCCCCCGGTCCCTCGCCCAAAAGGACCTTTCTCGTCAACTCGGGCGCCGAGGCGGTGGAGAACGCGGTCAAGATCGCGCGGGTAGCGACCAAGCGCCAGGGCGTGGTGGCCTTTACCCACGCCTTTCACGGCCGCACCCACATGACCCTGTCGCTGACCGGCAAGGCCGACCCCTACAAGGAGGGTTTCGCGCCCCGCGCCGCCGAGATCTACCGCGCCCACTACCCCTACCTCTACCGCAGCCCCCTAGCGGGCGCCAGCGAGGCGCAGAGCACGCGGTACTACATCGACCTATTGCAGGATCAGGTCAAGACGACCATCGGCGAGGGCGAGGTGGCGGCCTTTTTGCTCGAGCCCGTGGCCGGTGAGGGCGGCTTCATCCCCGCGCCCGAAAGCTTTCTCCGGGCCCTGCGCGCCTACGCAAGCGAGATCGGCGCCCTCTGGATCGACGACGAGATCCAATCGGGCATCGGCCGCACCGGCGCGTGGTGGGCGGTCGACCACTACGGCTTGGAGCCCGATATCATCACCAGCGCCAAGGCGCTCGCCTCGGGCTTTCCGCTCTCGGCGGTCATCGGCAAGGCCGAGGTAATGGACAAGGTTGGCCCCGGTCAGCTCGGCTCGACCTTCGGCGGCAACCCCACCGCCTGCGCGGCGGCGCTGGCTACGCTGGACGTTATCCTGGAGGAGGGGCTCTTGGAGCGGGCGCGCAAGATCGGTACGGTGCTCATGGGCCGCCTCCGTGACCTGCAGCTCGAGTTCGCGCAGTTAGGCGACGTGCGCGGCCTGGGCGCCATGATCGGCCTCGAGTTCGTCACCAGCGCCGAGGACAAGACGCCGAACAAAGAAGCGGTCCAGGCCATCGTCGCCAACGCCCGCGAGAGCGGCCTGATTCTCCTGCCGACCGGCACCTATGGCAACGTCATCCGTTTGCTTCCACCCATTCGCATGAGCGACGCCGAACTCGAGGAGGGTATGGAGGGGCTCGAGGCGGCTATCAGGCGCGCGCTCGAGCCGGTTACGGCGACGGTCTAG